One Chanodichthys erythropterus isolate Z2021 chromosome 22, ASM2448905v1, whole genome shotgun sequence DNA window includes the following coding sequences:
- the ccdc80l2 gene encoding coiled-coil domain-containing protein 80 has translation MSRLWILLLLLANWINSPVLSAKAGKKKHQVKNQSDFATPKEDAGSDGARESTPEPDFLADFSGKHRLWVITAPSHGDNYLRMMEKQIQESEGLNCRLAERDTLVVTIIQNAMMEGKIQRTTLQGEAIVEAMDSEMVSKLLHYLELEDHTFSMLILKKNMRVSERFPYPVRVEAILEVIDQLPVRKLEKVARKGLPVKCKITKKRLVMKKQGSNKRRTFSLQRQLNTTSILTQKIRLDKKATLRNKVQDILSGRSRFVIRKTTGGSGNGKPSTKAGSKSGSNGKHDDQKKTPDSDRNRKPVTEVKKPPEADTTHTSTKSNFDTLNENFKGEQNVDHSTSKKKGKGKDGKKKKGKGGRRKSQREADDKEKAALKEFMQNLKGRRRLLVISSPSDVSSQYIKQRDDNELCSCEFSQRKVSVLSIMGSERSPTLHIQHYQDSEPLQASLPEKFRNPELISEIRREYGLDSKNFSMVLTDYDLRPNLNRVFSKPTAPSDLLNYIDSFHSRQSEKEEERKAPSPCSKDETNNQENSLLRFMSKRRLLIISAPTVDDYSFHQQLQALNGQECPMGIRHFALLKIVGTGSTASGTVEFFPLNGKSQPEKETLSQDVVEGLRNQLKINRDYFSMLVVGKDGDVKAWFPSPMWSLGSIYDLVDSMELRQQEQKLQQTLGIHCPDENTGTYHGYTEETEDSYLYHRSED, from the exons ATGTCTCGTCTGTGGATTCTCCTGCTTCTGCTGGCAAACTGGATCAACAGCCCAGTGCTTTCTGCAAAAGCAGGCAAGAAAAAACACCAAGTGAAGAATCAAAGTGACTTTGCGACTCCCAAGGAGGACGCTGGGTCAGATGGGGCTCGCGAAAGCACACCGGAGCCTGACTTCTTGGCTGATTTTTCTGGGAAACACCGCCTGTGGGTGATCACCGCGCCGTCGCATGGTGACAACTATCTGCGTATGATGGAGAAACAGATTCAGGAGTCTGAGGGACTAAACTGTCGCTTGGCAGAAAGAGACACACTCGTCGTCACTATTATTCAGAATGCCATGATGGAAGGCAAAATCCAACGCACAACCTTGCAAGGAGAAGCAATTGTGGAGGCCATGGACTCTGAAATGGTGAGCAAACTTCTCCATTACCTTGAGCTGGAGGACCATACTTTCTCCATGTTGATTCTGAAGAAGAACATGAGGGTAAGTGAGAGATTTCCTTACCCGGTTCGTGTTGAGGCAATCCTTGAGGTCATCGATCAGCTGCCTGTACGAAAGTTGGAGAAGGTCGCCAGAAAGGGCTTACCAGTTAAATGCAAGATCACAAAGAAAAGGTTAGTGATGAAGAAACAGGGTTCCAACAAGCGTAGGACCTTCAGCCTACAGAGGCAACTGAATACCACGTCCATCCTCACTCAGAAGATACGTCTAGATAAAAAGGCAacattaagaaacaaagtccAAGATATATTGAGCGGACGCTCGCGATTCGTCATCCGTAAAACGACGGGCGGCTCAGGCAATGGCAAACCATCAACTAAAGCAGGTTCAAAATCTGGATCTAATGGAAAGCATGACGACCAAAAGAAAACTCCAGACAGTGACAGAAACAGAAAGCCAGTAACAGAAGTGAAAAAACCTCCAGAAGCAGATACAACGCATACAAGTACAAAATCTAATTTTGACACCCTCAATGAAAATTTCAAAGGAGAACAAAACGTTGACCATTCAACCTCTAAAAAGAAAGGCAAAGGAAAGGATGGCAAGAAGAAAAAGGGAAAAGGAGGGAGGAGGAAGTCGCAACGAGAAGCAGATGATAAGGAAAaggcagctcttaaagaattcATGCAAAACCTCAAAGGGAGAAGAAGACTTCTT GTGATTTCATCCCCAAGTGATGTCTCAAGTCAGTATATCAAACAGAGAGATGATAATGAGCTATGTAGCTGTGAGTTTTCCCAAAGAAAGGTCTCAGTGCTGTCCATCATGGGTTCAGAACGTAGTCCTACGCTACACATCCAACACTACCAAG ACTCTGAGCCACTACAAGCATCCTTGCCAGAAAAGTTCAGAAACCCCGAGTTAATCAGCGAGATCCGCAGAGAATATGGGCTGGACTCCAAAAACTTCTCAATGGTGTTGACTGACTATGACCTGAGGCCAAAC CTCAACAGGGTTTTCAGCAAGCCAACAGCTCCTTCTGATTTACTGAATTACATTGACAGCTTTCATTCACGTCAATCTGAGAAGGAAGAGGAGCGAAAAGCTCCATCACCCTGCTCTAAAGACGAAACAAACAATCAGGAGAACTCGCTTCTGAG GTTTATGTCCAAACGAAGACTTCTAATCATCTCAGCACCTACTGTAGATGACTACTCATTCCATCAGCAGCTTCAGGCGCTCAACGGACAGGAGTGTCCAATGG GTATCCGTCATTTTGCCTTGTTGAAGATTGTGGGTACTGGATCGACAGCTTCAGGAACAGTGGAGTTTTTTCCATTGAATG GAAAAAGTCAACCTGAGAAAGAGACACTCTCGCAGGATGTGGTGGAGGGTCTCAGAAATCAGTTAAAGATAAACAGGGACTACTTCAGCATGCTGGTGGTGGGTAAGGACGGAGACGTAAAGGCCTGGTTCCCATCTCCAATGTGGTCTTTGGGAAGCATCTACGACCTTGTGGACTCTATGGAATTGCGTCAACAGGAACAGAAACTGCAGCAAACACTTGGAATTCACTGTCCAGATGAGAATACTGGTACTTACCATGGTTACACAGAAGAGACAGAGGACAGCTACTTGTACCACAGATCTGAGGACTAA